tctacctagtagtacacccacctcatcaattaccactacaccactgcccaAGAGAGTTCGATTTGGAGTTCCTGATGATGTTCGCTTGGACCAAGTTGCACACTGGCCTGTGAAATGTGATAGGCGTGGCCGCAGATTTTGTGGTTGAACCCCAGAGGTAAAGTTATTATTTTGACACACTTGTGGAAATCCAAATAAAAAGACCTAACTGTGTTACTAAGCAAGAAAAGACTGTCAAGCAAACTCATTTTATATTGAGGATTAAATTTACCATTAATGCCCAATGTGACGTATGAGTCACTTTACAGATCTTTGACACTGGggggtgacatttttttttttttttttaaatgtcaggaATGTTTTCTTTGGGATCGTTTTAGTCAGAATTATGACCCCCATAATTTTCCTTCGAGGAGAAATGGGTGTGGGTTCTTATAGgttaaaactgctttatttctTTGAACGTAATGTACAAAAACAATCTCTACAAGGACATTTCTCTGCCTCCTGAATGTATGACAAATAATTCTGCTCTATACTGTGCTCTGGTATCCACAAATATTGGTCTGCTTGCTGCATATCAGGGCTATTAAGAACATGATGCTGCACAGCAACTCTGCAGAACAATGATCTCTCAGACCTGCACAAAACTAACAGACTCAACCAAACAAAGTTAAATAGCACTAGAGGTAAGaataaaatttgtatttttgatttgaggtgaactgtcccttaaagaGGGTATTAAAGTTATTACAAGAAATTAACAGATAAAAAGAAGATAGTAATAAAAGGCTtagatattttatatatttttagatattaagtatatatatatttcttgttTTGAATATTGAATACTCTTTTATTTAGctagaattaaaaaaatacaagtgtCCATCCCTGCGcaaaaaatcatttttcatttaaaattgtGCAGTCATTCCTTCCCTTATGTAGGCCCACACCCGTCTCTGTCTCTTAGTCCATTGTTCCAGTGTAACAGGCTGATTTTTCATCTAAGAAACAGTTTTCATTTTCCCAGAGTATACCTCTATTATCCCAACATATGATACGCTGGAATGACTGACATAACAGTTATTTTGCTTTTAATGTTCTCCCGAAATTCCTGCAGTTTTGGAGAATACCCAAACACATGCGtatagtgtgtgtttttagttttcaGGAAAggaataaaacttaaaaacaataatgagcagagcagagtgacaGAATTTTATTGGTAATATATTGAAAAGGTTTACAGTTTTGTTGTTAGTCAAGACTCCCAGCAAAAATATCAACCTCATTTAACTGTAATAAaaacagttacagttacagttaggAGTGGATACAGTAACAGAAAAACCTACACCATTACACAGAATTCAACACAATAATGCTGCAATAAAAGATGCATTCTGTTCTTTATGATCTTCATAGTATTATTTAAGGATGTAATTTACGGTGGTGCTGTaataaatttcatttcattgcaGAATAGTTGTTTaccaaagataaaaaaaaaataataataatttttttgtctctcatcTGCGTCTTACATGACTTTGATATGATTTTCATCTTCAGGTGATGAGGCCCAGCTCTTTGTAGGTGGCCTTGAAGTCGGCATGGACAACAGCCATCATTCCCTTCAGGGCTTGCTGCCCATCGGCATCCAGTTCTGCCCTCTCCTTTATGATTTCAGCAGCCACATCGATCAGCAACTGAagagaaaatacaaataaaaatcgCACAAACTTCTTTAAAATCAGGTTGGAGGACACAAAAAAGATGAAATGGAAGAGATGCAACTTCTAGTTAAACagactgtggggaaaaaaggtcACACCACAGTGGTCtacttaaattaaaattttccCTCATGTATATCATCCTCACCTGAAGTTTATCAAATGGGATCTTGAGCTTCTCTGCATGGCTTTTGGCCACAGGTTTGAGGATGGCAGCGTGGTTGCCTTCGGCCTTCAGCACCTCACCCAGTTTCTTAAGCACGGCAGAACCCAGGGCAGTAACATGTGCATTA
The window above is part of the Epinephelus moara isolate mb chromosome 5, YSFRI_EMoa_1.0, whole genome shotgun sequence genome. Proteins encoded here:
- the LOC126390681 gene encoding myoglobin-like isoform X2 encodes the protein MLFCSVHVSSSPQTMADYGILVKHWGKVEADYDGHGSLFMTRLFKKHPDTQKMFPKFADIAQADMASNAHVTALGSAVLKKLGEVLKAEGNHAAILKPVAKSHAEKLKIPFDKLQLLIDVAAEIIKERAELDADGQQALKGMMAVVHADFKATYKELGLIT
- the LOC126390681 gene encoding myoglobin-like isoform X3 gives rise to the protein MADYGILVKHWGKVEADYDGHGSLFMTRLFKKHPDTQKMFPKFADIAQADMASNAHVTALGSAVLKKLGEVLKAEGNHAAILKPVAKSHAEKLKIPFDKLQLLIDVAAEIIKERAELDADGQQALKGMMAVVHADFKATYKELGLIT
- the LOC126390681 gene encoding myoglobin-like isoform X1, which produces MSGALKCEKQRRSKKERRMVIHVSSSPQTMADYGILVKHWGKVEADYDGHGSLFMTRLFKKHPDTQKMFPKFADIAQADMASNAHVTALGSAVLKKLGEVLKAEGNHAAILKPVAKSHAEKLKIPFDKLQLLIDVAAEIIKERAELDADGQQALKGMMAVVHADFKATYKELGLIT